The nucleotide window CAGAAATGATAAGATAAGCACATCAGAAGACAGCTTTAAAAATCTTGTGGATGCTTTTAAGCAGAATAACTTTGCAGACTGCATCAAGCAGGGAAAAGCATTGTATGACAAAGATCCTACCAACCTGGACATTTTGCTTATCCTACTCAGAGCATATGATTCTTTAAAGGATGGAAATAACTTTATCCATCACCTGAATCAGTTTCGTGCACTTACTGAAGGCATAAAAGGTTCAGGAGATGGGAAATCTGAAAAGACAGCTTATATTGTCAATTCTGTAGGGGACGAATATATCCTGCTCAACATCCTGAATGTAGGACAGTATTATAAAAGAAGCTCAAAGCCGGCCAAAGATGGCATGTTTGACATCTGGGAAAAAGATGGGAAGCAGATTTATATTAAAATACTTTATTTGGAACTAACCAATTAATCTCAAAATAAAAAAACACTTAGTGGAATTATATTATTCATTTTCAGCATTAATCGTATTAGCATCAATATTTGCCTATCTTAACTACAGGTTTTTAAAACTTCCGAGTACTATCGGAATTATGGTGATCGCTATCGTGGTTTCCATTTTCCTGGTAATGTTCGGGGAAACAGTACTTCCGAGAACTTTCGGACACCTTCACAACCTGATGAACAGCATCGACTTTACAGAGGTTTTGATGGGAGCTATGCTTAATTTTCTTCTTTTTGCGGGAGGAATCCATATTAACATTAACGACCTGAAGGAGCAGTTCCGGCCGGTATTGATATTTTCTACGGTAGGTGTTGTTATTTCCACTTTTGTAGTAGGTTTCGGGATGTTTTATTTATTACCTTATGTAGGGATTAATCTTCCTTTCATCTACTGTCTCGTTTTTGGAGCGCTGATTTCGCCTACAGATCCTGTTGCGGTTCTGAGTGTCCTGAAACAGGCAAATGTTTCCAAATCATTGGAGACAAAGGTTGCCGGAGAATCCCTTTTCAATGATGGTATGGCCGTAGTGGTTTTCACTGTTGTCCTGCAGCTTGCCATTGGAAATGAAGTGGATCTTGGAGTTGAAAACATTGGTTTGCTGCTGCTGAGAGAAGCCGGAGGAGGGGTTTTACTGGGAGGATTGCTTGGATGGGTGACTTCCAGACTGATGCGTGAAGTGGATGATTATATTATCTCCGTACTGGTAACACTTTCCGTTGTGATGGGAGGTTATCTTATTGCAAGACAAATGCATATCTCAGGGCCACTGACGATGGTTGCCGCCGGATTATTTATGGGGAATTTTAATGTGAGATTTAAAATGAAATCCATTACTCAGGACTACCTGATCAAATTCTGGGAACTGATAGATGAAATCCTGAATGCCGTATTATTCCTGTTCATCGGTTTTGAGCTTCTGATGATTAAGGACCTCAGACATTTCATGATTCCTGGTCTGGTTGCTATTGTGGTCGTTTTATTGGCAAGATTTATTTCTATCTGGGGACCTTCAAAATTTACTTCTCTGAGAAGAAGTTTCAGTCCGCAGACCGTAAAAGTACTGGTTTGGGGAGGAATCCGTGGAGGCGTGTCTATTGCATTGGCGATGTCTATTCCTAAAAGTGAATACAGCCAGATTATTTTAAGTATTACCTACTGTGTCGTGGTCTTCTCAATCATTGTTCAGGGACTTACCATTGCTAAAGTGGCCAATCCTAATAAGATTGCCAAGGAGGAAGAAGAGCAGGAGAATATTGCTGTAGAAGAGAAAGCTTAAACATAACAGCTATTCGGAATATGAGTATTGTAAAAGAGATACAGGAAGCATTAGCTGTTCTTTCCATTCCTGAAAAGGCAGCATTCTTTCCGAGATTTTTTAAAACCGGAAAAGGAGAATATGGCGAAGGGGATTTGTTTTTGGGCGTAAAAGTTCCGGACCAGCGCTCAGTGGCAAAGGAATATTATCATAAAATAAGCCTGCAGGAACTCAGCATCTTACTTTCTTCAGAATACCATGAGCATAGATTAACAGCTCTTTTTATGCTGATTTCAAAATTTGAAAAAACAAAAGATAAAGCTGTAAAAGAAGAAGTGGTCGCTTTTTATCTTGATCATCTTCCTTATGTCAATAACTGGGATCTGGTAGATTCTACCTGTTACAAAATTTTAGGCAGGTATGCTTTTGAAAATCAGAAAGAAAATCTCCTTAGGGAACTTTCAGAATCTGAAGAAATGTGGCATAAGAGAATCGCTGTTGTTGGGACGATGCATTATATAAAAAAAGGTTCATTTGACCTTACAAAAGAATTCGTAACCAGAAATATGAAGCATCCTCATGACCTGATGCATAAGGCAAACGGATGGCTGCTTAGAGAAATGGGAAATAAGAATGAAGGCGAACTGATCAGCTATCTGAATTCATATTACAAAGAAATGCCGAGAACCTGCCTTCGGTATGCTATTGAAAAACTGGACGAAGATCTTCGTCTGGACTATCTCAAAGGACGTGTTTAAAAAATAATATACGGAAGCAATACCGTATTTCCCCTGAAAAAGTACCGGGAAACAGCTATTTTATGCCCAAAAAATCAAAGATTGTAAGGATGTAAGGCCGGAATTGAGTAATTTTGTGCTTTTAAACCCAATCATGAAAAATTTTCTCAGATTATTTCTTCTATTTGTACCTTTATTATTTCTGACAAGCTGCTTCGATATTCTTGATAAAGTGAACGTGAAAGCCGACGGTACGGGAGAATATACCATAATTCTTAACGCCAGCAAAAGCAAAACAAGACTCGCATCAATTTCCAAAATGGAAACCATCAACGGAAAAAAGGTTCCCAAAAAAGCGGAGATTGAAAACAAGATCAATGAAGCCGCAAAAATTTTTAAAGCAACTCCCGGAATCAGCAATGTGAAAACATCCATGGATTTTGATAATTACATCATCAGACTCAGCTGTAATTTTAAAAAAATTGAAAACATCAATGCCGGCCTGGAAAAACTTAAAGCTCAGAAAATTTTAGGTAAAATGATCCCTACACAAGTTTATGGTCAGAATCTTGAAAAAAAGACATTCACCAGAAATAAAGTGAATACTTTCAAAGCCGATTACGACAAACTGAGTAAGGCAGACAAAGAAGTTTTTAATGATGCGAAATATACTTCCATCATCCAATTTGAAACTCCGGTGAAATCCCAAAGCAATAATAATTATATACTTTCACCGAATAAAAAAGCACTCAAACTGGATGCTGATATCCTGGATCTGATCCTTCAGAAAAAACAAATCCAAAACACAATTCTTTTTCAATAAATTTCTAAACTATAGTCATGAAATCTATCTTATTAAAAATACAAAAAATTATTTTCGTACTTTTTGGCTTTACGTTGTGCTTAGCCCAGAACAGCATGAAAATCCCGACTGATGCCGTATTTTATATGGAGGTCAACGGAAAGCAGCTGAATAATAAAATCAACTGGAATAAACTGAATCCTTTGCTGCATGAGCTCAGCAAAAAAAGCAAAGAAAACCTTTCATGGACGGATTATTCCAAAACAGGAATCAAATATGACGCTGTACAATACCATTATGCAAGTTTTAATGATTCTATTAAGACCTATAATACCCACTTTATCATTGATAATAAAGAAAAGTTCCGGGAATTCATTAATTCAGTGAAGAAAAAAGGACAGGAAGTCTCCAGCAGAAAAAACTATTCTTATGTTGATATCAATGATGATGTTTTTGTGGCATGGAACGGAAGCCGTGCGGTTCTCAGCATGATCAGCTATACCAGGCCATATAAAGATATCTGGGCTACAGAAGCCGTTGCAGACAGTACTTCGGTGGCAGTTGCAGACAGCGTTGCTGTAGATGCCGGGGATACAGCTTATACGGATGAACCGGAAAAACCATTTGATTATAAAGAGGAAATCAAAAACCTGAAAGAGGATATTAAGTATCTGAAAGAAAGTATTAAAGATAACAACAACGAAATCGCAAGAATTCAGAAGGATATCAAATATCTGCAAAAGCATCATAAATATCCTGAAGAAAAGGAAAACGCTGAAAGTCCTGAAAATGGAGAAGAAATGCCTGATACCGCTTATGATGAGGAAGAAGAAAAAGCCTATCAAAAAGAGCAGGATTCTATCCGTAGAGAAAACTTCATGGTCATTAAAAAGAATGCGGAAGAAAGGTTTGATCAATACTTCAGTTCCAATTTAGAAATTGAAGTTCCTAAAGAAATGTTGAAATTCCGGGACTCCAATTCTGATGTTTTTGTGTACACGGATTACGGAAGAATTGTGAATGAAGGCATCTATGGCAAGATGACAAAGTTCTATAGCTATGATAAGTTTTTCAGGAATATGTATGATTCCAATTATTCTTACAATCTGTATTTCGACAAAGATAAAGTAAGGCTGGTTAATAATTATCAGCATAAAAATACTGATATTCAAAAGAATATAGAGGCCGTTTATAAAGGTAAGAAAAACAAAAAGCTGCTGGAGCTGATCAATGAAAAAAGTGTTGGTTACTATGCCATGAACGTCAATGGGGCAAAATGCTTTGATATGATGTACAGCCTTCTTCAGAGTTCCGGAGAAAATGAGTACAAAAAAGAAATGGAGCTGATCATGGAAACCATGAAGATTGTTCTGGATGAAGAAGCTATTACGAAAATAGCTCCCGGAAACGGAATATTCGTTTTGAATGAACTGAAATCCAAGACAGTAGAATATACAGATTACGAATATGATGCTGACTTCAATGAAAAAGAAGTAAAGAAAACCAAGGAGATCGCTGTTCCTAACTTCACTTTCGCCTTTGCAACGGAAAATGAAGGATACTGGAACCGTATTTTTGATGTGCTGGCGACCAACAAGAAATTTTCCAAAAGATTCTCTAAAAAAGGAAATCTGTACACTTTCAAAGAAGAAAAAGACGGAGGATATATCGACCAGCTGTTTTTTACGGTAAAAGATGGGGTAGTATACCTGATGAGCTCTGCCGACAATATTTTATCTGTAAACCAATCTGATATTTCCAGAAAATGGGCAAAAGACTCGGCGAAATATCCTTTGTCAGGAAGACTGGATATCAGGAAGCTTTTGACGGGATTAGATAAAGAATTCAAGAGCGCGAAAGAAAGAAGAGCATTGGATGCTGTCAGAAAAAATGTGGGAGAGTTGTATTATAAAACAGAAGTAAAAGGAGAAAGCATCCAGACCGAAATGGATTATAATATCAAAGATTCTTCAGAAAACAGTTTAATGTATTTCTTTGATATATTCGATCAGGTTTTTAAAACAAAAGAAACAGAAAAGAAGCCACAAATTTTATAGATGAATAAAAAGAAGATTATTGTCCCATTACTTTTATTGCTGGCTGTTGCAGTATATTTTATAGTTTTTCATAAGGATAAAAGACTAAGATATATTCCTCAGAATGTAGATGCAGTTGTTTTAATTGACACTAAGAAATTAACGGGACAATATCTCTTCAGCTGGCTTACACATCCCTCAGTATGGTCCGGGAGTAGAGCAAAAAGCAAAAGCTCCGGCCCT belongs to Chryseobacterium gleum and includes:
- a CDS encoding DUF4919 domain-containing protein, whose translation is MKYHFFLLFLLFSVFGFSQKSKIDLKAIEKSLKNPDSPYNYEKLIFKFKGYPKSLDSIESQYLYYGRNFRNDKISTSEDSFKNLVDAFKQNNFADCIKQGKALYDKDPTNLDILLILLRAYDSLKDGNNFIHHLNQFRALTEGIKGSGDGKSEKTAYIVNSVGDEYILLNILNVGQYYKRSSKPAKDGMFDIWEKDGKQIYIKILYLELTN
- a CDS encoding DNA alkylation repair protein, which codes for MSIVKEIQEALAVLSIPEKAAFFPRFFKTGKGEYGEGDLFLGVKVPDQRSVAKEYYHKISLQELSILLSSEYHEHRLTALFMLISKFEKTKDKAVKEEVVAFYLDHLPYVNNWDLVDSTCYKILGRYAFENQKENLLRELSESEEMWHKRIAVVGTMHYIKKGSFDLTKEFVTRNMKHPHDLMHKANGWLLREMGNKNEGELISYLNSYYKEMPRTCLRYAIEKLDEDLRLDYLKGRV
- a CDS encoding cation:proton antiporter, producing the protein MELYYSFSALIVLASIFAYLNYRFLKLPSTIGIMVIAIVVSIFLVMFGETVLPRTFGHLHNLMNSIDFTEVLMGAMLNFLLFAGGIHININDLKEQFRPVLIFSTVGVVISTFVVGFGMFYLLPYVGINLPFIYCLVFGALISPTDPVAVLSVLKQANVSKSLETKVAGESLFNDGMAVVVFTVVLQLAIGNEVDLGVENIGLLLLREAGGGVLLGGLLGWVTSRLMREVDDYIISVLVTLSVVMGGYLIARQMHISGPLTMVAAGLFMGNFNVRFKMKSITQDYLIKFWELIDEILNAVLFLFIGFELLMIKDLRHFMIPGLVAIVVVLLARFISIWGPSKFTSLRRSFSPQTVKVLVWGGIRGGVSIALAMSIPKSEYSQIILSITYCVVVFSIIVQGLTIAKVANPNKIAKEEEEQENIAVEEKA